The following coding sequences are from one Myxococcus stipitatus window:
- a CDS encoding helix-turn-helix transcriptional regulator codes for MGKESSLGAYLRERRTRLDPAALGYPAGRRRTSGLRREEVAQRANISPTWYSWLEQGRGGAPSAQVLDRLAQALMLTDVEREHLFLLGLGRPPEVRYRPVEGVTPRLQRVLDAMGACPAMVRTATWDIVAWNRAAAVVLTDYGTLPPARRNVLRQIFLNPRARELNFDWEAVARFVVGVFRGDAARAGAAQTVQPLVDELCRDSPEFAAMWRDNDVRSFGEGVKRLRHPVLGTLALEYSSFAVEGRPDLAMLVYIPVDEADAAKIRELIEDKDE; via the coding sequence ATGGGTAAGGAGTCTTCGCTGGGCGCCTATCTGCGGGAGCGGCGCACCCGCCTCGATCCCGCCGCGCTGGGCTATCCGGCCGGCCGGCGACGTACGTCCGGACTGAGGCGCGAAGAGGTGGCGCAGCGCGCCAACATCAGCCCCACCTGGTACAGCTGGCTGGAGCAGGGCCGTGGGGGCGCGCCTTCGGCGCAGGTGCTGGACCGCCTCGCGCAGGCGCTGATGCTGACCGACGTCGAGCGCGAGCACCTGTTCCTGCTGGGGTTGGGGCGGCCGCCGGAGGTGCGGTATCGGCCCGTCGAAGGCGTCACGCCGCGCTTGCAGCGCGTGTTGGACGCCATGGGCGCTTGCCCGGCGATGGTGCGCACCGCGACCTGGGACATCGTGGCCTGGAATCGCGCCGCGGCGGTCGTGCTGACCGACTACGGCACGCTGCCGCCGGCTCGCCGAAACGTGCTGCGCCAGATCTTCCTGAACCCGAGGGCGCGCGAGCTCAACTTCGACTGGGAAGCGGTGGCGCGTTTCGTCGTCGGTGTGTTTCGCGGTGACGCGGCGCGCGCCGGGGCGGCGCAGACGGTGCAGCCACTGGTGGATGAACTGTGCCGTGACAGCCCGGAGTTCGCGGCGATGTGGCGCGACAACGATGTGAGGAGTTTCGGCGAGGGTGTGAAGCGGCTGCGCCATCCCGTGCTGGGCACCCTCGCGCTGGAGTATTCGTCCTTCGCGGTGGAGGGCCGACCCGATCTGGCCATGCTGGTCTACATCCCGGTGGATGAGGCGGATGCCGCGAAGATCCGCGAATTGATCGAGGACAAGGACGAATAG
- a CDS encoding S41 family peptidase, which produces MSLALFLSLIGCGDADPEPTLEGVWTTDGYGFVVRIEADTVAIHELTTVSCLLSTSGPLENGSLRAEGLSFRLENDKLLIEDGGTLHITGHRTRLPEVCTRAPLPSSDPVFNFEVFWRTFAEQYALFELYGVDWGARYERFRSRVSADTTDDELFAILSESLAPLTDGHIGLIGGTRRFHPKAYPADFEAHRAEITNYIFEHLLAGPGVTVTAESRMAYQSLNERVGYIFVTRMDQFSSNPTDGAAGNAEAAGRALDEALEALSSKDALIIDVRFNPGGYDTISLALASRFTNVERIGFSKKTRDGDRYTPLREYRISPAGPRQFTKPVYLLTSGATASAAENFTLAMSGLPQVTIVGDRTMGAQSDILTRQMPNGWTFWLSPEIYYAPDGEVYERIGIPPDVEVALDAASLVAGTDHILQEALRLANTGG; this is translated from the coding sequence TTGTCGCTGGCGCTCTTCCTGTCGCTGATCGGTTGTGGTGACGCCGACCCCGAGCCGACCCTGGAGGGTGTCTGGACCACCGATGGCTACGGCTTCGTCGTGCGCATCGAGGCTGACACGGTCGCCATTCATGAGCTCACGACCGTGAGCTGCCTGCTCTCCACCTCGGGCCCGCTGGAGAACGGGAGTCTTCGCGCGGAGGGGCTGAGCTTCCGGCTGGAGAACGACAAGCTGCTGATTGAGGACGGTGGAACCCTCCACATCACGGGACATCGGACGCGGCTTCCAGAGGTCTGCACCCGGGCGCCGCTCCCCTCGAGCGACCCGGTGTTCAACTTCGAGGTGTTCTGGCGCACGTTCGCCGAGCAATACGCCCTCTTCGAACTCTACGGTGTGGACTGGGGAGCCCGGTACGAACGCTTCCGGTCGCGTGTCTCGGCCGACACGACGGATGACGAACTCTTCGCCATCCTGTCCGAGAGCCTCGCCCCCCTCACCGATGGTCACATCGGTCTCATCGGGGGAACGCGGCGTTTTCATCCCAAGGCCTATCCCGCGGACTTCGAGGCCCACCGCGCCGAAATCACGAACTACATCTTCGAGCACCTGCTGGCGGGGCCCGGCGTCACGGTGACCGCCGAGAGCCGGATGGCGTATCAGTCGCTCAACGAGCGCGTCGGATACATCTTCGTGACCCGGATGGACCAGTTCAGCTCCAATCCGACCGATGGCGCGGCGGGCAATGCGGAGGCGGCTGGTCGTGCCCTGGACGAAGCGTTGGAGGCGCTGTCCAGCAAGGATGCTCTCATCATCGACGTGCGCTTCAATCCAGGAGGCTACGACACCATCTCCTTGGCCCTGGCGAGCCGCTTCACCAACGTCGAGCGGATCGGCTTCTCCAAGAAGACCCGAGACGGGGACCGCTACACGCCGTTGAGGGAGTACCGCATTTCCCCGGCGGGTCCCCGTCAGTTCACCAAGCCGGTCTACCTGCTCACCAGTGGCGCGACCGCGAGTGCCGCGGAGAATTTCACCCTGGCGATGAGTGGCCTGCCGCAGGTGACCATCGTCGGCGACCGGACGATGGGGGCGCAGTCAGACATCCTCACCCGGCAGATGCCCAACGGCTGGACGTTCTGGTTGTCGCCCGAAATCTACTATGCGCCCGATGGTGAGGTGTACGAGCGTATCGGAATCCCTCCGGACGTGGAGGTCGCCCTGGACGCGGCGAGTCTCGTCGCGGGCACGGACCACATCCTCCAAGAGGCACTCCGGCTCGCGAACACAGGCGGCTGA
- a CDS encoding eCIS core domain-containing protein, translated as MRAFAPSTGRESPAPTGKRPLKPSNASRRDAPVPEGTESLAPGPRGALDFSRLPLTPPPAAPPVTPNSGSAVGPTGAANRAPGRAHEPDRTASTLPTQEAPLQRKCAKCEEAPPALPTHGALLQRKCAKCEDEEARVLQRKARSGGEVGAIPPIVGEVLRSGGQPLDAALRADFEPAFGHDFSHVRVHADGRADASARAVDALAYTVGRDIVFRAGNYAPHTTSGRRLLAHELTHVVQQAHAGGANVSPKRVVDSQDASEREADRVAEQVVAGRGVHRGPAPLARLPSIGGAPAVLQRQPALGVTVPEVTDPTTVAALKTDHEYQWQNPILRATIYPEREASLRQFLYLQQEMDPRRKSPLTDEEKQEVEAALGDVQQQLDQARTDLQDTKSSISTNESRQRDAQRELTTAKARKQDVLNKDPEARSVHQERVDLQKQLARQEADIAAANTNLDWVEKTKKRIGTKEYEQQRGFWAAKRQGVLERKQAVDEKQTAHQAKYDQLLGPLETPIARLTQELADLKEENKRLNAALKTTNAAITSLTAELQNLNQVKSGKAPAIAQWRLRRYTRKIEAMDHDQLVQAVQELFDGPDGARFSADRRYAVMHLSGMRYASAHNSWYSTQQLLQGLKSREIKDASPEARQGYMARGQALLDAPGLKLTSDERRTLADTEGTALAQRIKKLKKIESASTPAERQDVIDRSGKLYAEIQKLDTQIQAHYLELQHQGGDPTKASSVMQAITALKTTLAAREAELDPSVVTLVQDARKRRQDLLVAIYEKNARAKLGQLEDMQALGLLQEMRDAGQIPDAVWKELELFTQLRLNTTDPAWESARKQQGLKGVVGATPEETAKLAIWRNLLLSDLYKGVSSGGGFKGATLWRPEQGKTLSPSLTTSLVCDQLGSSMQAVRGHDRPGGLRGNARYYEKLQEQGAPGAFFKRPKSVADLPPGASIYWVTWSSMPIEKSYRDKWTEVQQQEQTVKSLEAALERLRSKPQTTSTDAARKELAKRQDEFDKKKAALKESEANLAKMRIYNPETASLPDISQLVSPMGPVGGNLRFEDLATVPLPEDKEATKHKWEYRVQVQDIRGTRITTIMRAVLNPHDCANGGCTLEFTTTPNRQVIKQWLTFQHEATVVSSDESVTITFDTSTQFKGKEVKALGERKRNTQDLLDKAHILVGFAPEMSPKKSSSANTSDALKKKSPGGP; from the coding sequence ATGCGCGCATTCGCTCCGAGCACAGGCCGTGAGTCACCGGCGCCCACGGGCAAGCGGCCCCTGAAGCCGTCCAACGCCTCCCGCCGCGACGCCCCCGTTCCCGAGGGAACCGAGAGCCTCGCGCCCGGCCCGCGCGGCGCCCTCGACTTCAGCCGGCTCCCGCTCACGCCGCCACCCGCCGCTCCGCCCGTGACACCGAACAGCGGCTCCGCCGTGGGCCCCACTGGCGCGGCGAATCGGGCCCCGGGTCGCGCACACGAACCGGACCGCACGGCCTCCACCCTGCCGACGCAGGAGGCCCCGCTCCAGCGCAAGTGCGCGAAGTGCGAGGAAGCGCCCCCCGCCCTGCCCACGCACGGGGCCCTGCTCCAGCGCAAGTGCGCGAAGTGCGAGGACGAGGAGGCGCGCGTGCTCCAGCGCAAGGCGCGCTCCGGCGGAGAGGTGGGGGCCATCCCTCCCATCGTCGGCGAGGTGCTCCGCTCCGGCGGCCAACCGCTCGACGCCGCGCTGCGGGCCGACTTCGAGCCCGCCTTCGGACACGACTTCAGCCACGTGCGCGTGCACGCCGACGGGCGCGCGGACGCCTCGGCACGCGCGGTGGATGCCCTCGCGTACACAGTGGGGCGCGACATCGTCTTCCGGGCGGGAAACTACGCGCCCCACACCACGTCCGGGCGCCGGCTCCTGGCCCATGAGCTCACGCACGTCGTGCAACAAGCCCACGCGGGCGGGGCGAATGTTTCGCCCAAGCGGGTCGTCGATTCCCAGGACGCCTCGGAGCGCGAAGCGGACCGGGTGGCCGAGCAGGTGGTCGCGGGGCGAGGCGTTCATCGAGGCCCGGCGCCGCTGGCCCGACTCCCCTCCATCGGCGGCGCGCCAGCCGTCCTCCAGCGCCAGCCCGCGCTCGGCGTGACGGTTCCGGAGGTCACGGACCCCACCACGGTGGCGGCCCTGAAGACCGACCATGAGTATCAGTGGCAGAACCCCATCCTGCGCGCGACGATCTACCCCGAGCGCGAAGCGAGCCTGCGTCAGTTCCTCTACCTCCAGCAGGAGATGGATCCGCGCCGCAAGAGCCCCCTGACGGACGAGGAGAAGCAAGAAGTCGAGGCGGCGCTCGGAGACGTCCAGCAGCAGCTCGACCAGGCTCGGACGGACCTCCAGGACACGAAGAGTTCGATCAGCACCAATGAAAGCAGGCAACGCGACGCGCAGCGCGAGCTGACCACGGCCAAGGCGCGGAAGCAGGACGTCCTGAACAAGGACCCCGAGGCGCGGAGCGTCCACCAGGAGCGGGTGGATCTCCAGAAGCAGCTGGCGCGCCAGGAGGCGGACATCGCCGCCGCGAACACGAACCTGGACTGGGTCGAGAAGACGAAGAAGAGGATCGGGACCAAGGAGTACGAGCAGCAGCGCGGTTTCTGGGCGGCGAAGAGACAGGGCGTGCTGGAGCGCAAGCAGGCGGTGGACGAGAAACAGACCGCCCACCAGGCGAAGTATGACCAACTCCTCGGGCCTCTCGAGACGCCGATAGCGCGGCTCACCCAGGAGCTGGCGGACCTGAAGGAGGAGAACAAGCGATTGAACGCGGCCCTCAAGACGACAAACGCCGCGATCACGAGCCTGACCGCTGAACTCCAGAACCTCAACCAGGTCAAGAGCGGCAAGGCCCCGGCCATCGCCCAGTGGAGGCTCAGGAGGTACACCCGGAAGATCGAGGCCATGGACCATGACCAGCTGGTCCAAGCGGTACAGGAGCTGTTCGATGGTCCCGACGGCGCTCGGTTCAGCGCGGACCGCCGCTATGCGGTCATGCACCTGTCGGGCATGCGGTATGCCAGCGCCCACAACAGCTGGTACAGCACTCAGCAGCTCCTCCAAGGCCTCAAGTCGCGCGAAATCAAGGACGCCTCCCCGGAGGCTCGCCAGGGCTACATGGCCCGGGGACAGGCGCTCCTGGATGCACCAGGGCTCAAGCTGACCTCGGACGAGCGGCGCACCCTGGCGGACACGGAGGGAACCGCGCTCGCCCAGCGGATCAAGAAGCTCAAGAAGATCGAGAGCGCCAGCACCCCAGCCGAGCGACAGGACGTCATCGACCGCTCTGGAAAGCTGTACGCCGAGATCCAGAAGCTCGACACACAGATTCAAGCGCACTACCTGGAGCTCCAACACCAGGGCGGCGACCCGACGAAGGCATCGAGCGTGATGCAGGCCATCACGGCGTTGAAGACGACGCTCGCGGCGAGAGAGGCCGAGCTCGACCCGAGCGTCGTGACGCTGGTCCAGGATGCACGCAAGCGTCGCCAGGACCTGCTGGTCGCCATCTACGAGAAGAACGCCAGGGCCAAACTCGGCCAGCTCGAGGACATGCAGGCGCTCGGGCTGCTTCAGGAGATGAGGGATGCCGGGCAGATCCCCGACGCCGTGTGGAAGGAGCTCGAGCTGTTCACCCAGCTCAGGTTGAACACCACGGACCCCGCCTGGGAGAGCGCGAGGAAGCAGCAAGGCTTGAAGGGGGTGGTGGGCGCCACCCCCGAGGAGACGGCGAAGCTGGCCATCTGGCGGAACCTCCTCCTCTCGGACCTCTACAAGGGGGTCTCCTCCGGTGGTGGATTCAAGGGAGCGACCTTGTGGCGCCCCGAGCAGGGAAAGACCCTCTCCCCGTCCCTGACGACGAGCCTGGTGTGCGACCAGCTCGGCTCCTCCATGCAGGCCGTCCGAGGACATGACCGACCGGGTGGCCTGCGGGGCAATGCCCGGTACTACGAGAAGCTGCAGGAGCAGGGCGCGCCAGGAGCCTTCTTCAAGCGCCCCAAGAGCGTGGCCGATCTCCCTCCGGGCGCCAGCATCTACTGGGTGACCTGGTCCTCCATGCCCATCGAGAAGTCGTACAGGGACAAGTGGACGGAGGTTCAGCAGCAGGAACAGACGGTCAAGTCCCTGGAGGCCGCGCTCGAACGACTGCGCTCCAAGCCCCAGACGACCTCGACCGACGCCGCGCGCAAGGAGCTCGCGAAGAGGCAGGACGAGTTCGACAAGAAGAAGGCCGCGCTGAAGGAGTCCGAGGCCAACCTCGCCAAGATGCGGATCTACAACCCCGAGACGGCGAGCCTCCCGGACATCTCCCAGTTGGTCTCTCCCATGGGGCCCGTGGGAGGGAACCTGCGCTTCGAGGACCTCGCGACCGTCCCCCTCCCCGAGGACAAGGAGGCGACCAAGCACAAATGGGAATACAGGGTCCAGGTCCAGGACATCCGCGGGACGCGCATCACCACCATCATGCGCGCCGTGCTCAATCCCCACGACTGCGCCAATGGCGGATGCACGCTCGAGTTCACGACCACGCCCAACCGCCAGGTCATCAAGCAGTGGCTGACCTTCCAACATGAGGCAACGGTCGTGTCCTCCGACGAGAGCGTGACCATCACCTTCGACACGTCGACCCAGTTCAAAGGCAAGGAGGTGAAGGCCCTGGGCGAGCGGAAGCGGAACACCCAGGACCTGCTCGACAAGGCACACATCCTGGTCGGCTTCGCTCCGGAGATGTCCCCCAAGAAGTCCAGCAGTGCGAACACGTCGGACGCCCTGAAGAAGAAATCGCCAGGCGGCCCGTGA
- a CDS encoding ATP-binding protein — MTTASPSLEESPARSGPEGEDWAEANQRHLSASLARVRVRLEQHAARQPMTPDPEVEQALEEATRALPTPSSLERLCALFQLSPFERDVLLLVAGVELDERFAALCARAQGAPTRTWPTFSLALAALPQAHWSAVTPASALRRWRLVELAPGEPVTTAPLRIDERTLHHLTGVQYLDERLMGFVEDVEPPRALVPSHRQLVERISALWARPHRPEGLPVVQLVGADASCGRAIAAAACAHRGLGLLSVMARCLPTGEDTREVHRRLTREAELSRSLLLLDFHGLEAGDSGRLAEALRLLDRAEVPMLVSSPERLRALDRPGLALEVSRPTPMEQRLLWEEALRSHAPDVAELGAVVEPLVSQFDLSAPLIDEACQHLRGDERQEAVVGTLWEACRHLTRPRTGELAQRITSSASWEELVLPQPQTQLLRELAAQVRHRARVYGAWRMGSKSSRGLGITAMFAGQSGTGKTLAAEVLANELKLDLHRIDLSQVVNKYIGETEKNLRRIFDAAEEGGTLLLFDEADALFGKRSEVSDSHDRYANIEVSYLLQRMESYRGLAILTTNMKESLDVAFLRRLRFVVDFPFPGPAERRELWRRVFPPQTPTQDLDYAKLAELSVAGGNISIIALNAAFLAAEDGSPVRMSHIWRAAQTEFAKLEKPRPPPL; from the coding sequence ATGACCACCGCGTCCCCTTCGCTCGAGGAGTCCCCGGCCCGCTCCGGGCCCGAGGGGGAGGATTGGGCCGAGGCCAACCAACGCCATCTCTCCGCCTCGCTGGCGCGGGTGCGCGTGAGGCTGGAGCAACACGCCGCGCGGCAGCCGATGACGCCGGACCCCGAAGTGGAGCAGGCGCTCGAGGAGGCCACGCGCGCCCTGCCCACTCCGTCCTCGCTGGAGCGGCTGTGCGCGCTCTTCCAGCTCTCCCCCTTCGAGCGCGACGTCTTGCTGCTGGTGGCGGGAGTGGAGTTGGACGAGCGCTTCGCGGCGCTGTGCGCCCGGGCACAGGGGGCGCCGACGAGGACCTGGCCCACGTTCAGCCTGGCGCTGGCGGCGCTTCCCCAGGCCCATTGGAGCGCGGTGACGCCGGCGTCGGCGCTGCGCCGCTGGCGGCTGGTGGAGTTGGCTCCGGGGGAGCCTGTGACCACCGCTCCGCTGCGCATCGATGAACGGACGCTGCACCACCTGACCGGCGTGCAGTACCTGGACGAGCGCCTGATGGGCTTCGTCGAAGACGTCGAGCCCCCGCGGGCACTGGTGCCCTCGCATCGACAGCTGGTCGAGCGCATCTCCGCGCTGTGGGCGCGGCCGCACCGCCCCGAGGGGCTCCCCGTGGTGCAGCTCGTCGGCGCGGATGCGAGCTGCGGGCGCGCCATCGCCGCCGCCGCGTGCGCGCACAGGGGGTTGGGCCTGCTGAGTGTGATGGCGCGATGCCTGCCCACGGGAGAGGACACGCGGGAGGTGCACCGGCGGCTGACGCGCGAGGCGGAGCTGTCCCGGAGCCTCCTCCTGCTGGACTTCCACGGGCTGGAGGCTGGCGACAGCGGCCGCCTGGCGGAGGCATTGCGACTCCTCGACCGCGCGGAGGTCCCCATGCTGGTCTCGAGCCCGGAGCGGCTGCGCGCCCTGGACCGGCCGGGACTCGCGCTGGAGGTGAGTCGGCCCACTCCCATGGAGCAGCGGCTCTTGTGGGAGGAGGCACTCCGGAGCCATGCGCCGGATGTGGCCGAGCTGGGAGCCGTCGTCGAGCCGCTCGTCTCCCAGTTCGACCTGAGCGCCCCGCTCATCGACGAGGCCTGTCAGCACCTGCGAGGCGACGAACGGCAGGAGGCCGTCGTGGGCACGCTGTGGGAGGCGTGCCGGCACCTCACCCGGCCTCGCACCGGGGAGCTGGCCCAGCGCATCACCTCGTCCGCGAGCTGGGAGGAGCTGGTCCTGCCCCAGCCCCAGACGCAGTTGCTGCGCGAGCTGGCCGCGCAGGTCCGCCACCGGGCGCGCGTGTACGGCGCGTGGCGCATGGGGAGCAAGAGCTCGCGGGGACTGGGCATCACCGCCATGTTCGCGGGGCAGAGCGGCACGGGGAAGACGCTGGCCGCGGAGGTCCTGGCCAACGAGCTGAAGCTGGACCTGCACCGGATCGACCTGAGCCAGGTGGTGAACAAGTACATCGGCGAGACGGAGAAGAACCTGCGGCGCATCTTCGACGCGGCGGAGGAAGGCGGGACGTTGCTGCTCTTCGACGAGGCGGACGCGCTCTTCGGCAAGCGCAGCGAGGTGAGCGACAGTCATGACCGCTACGCCAACATCGAGGTGAGCTACCTCCTCCAGCGGATGGAGTCGTACCGGGGGCTGGCCATCCTCACCACGAACATGAAGGAGTCACTCGACGTCGCGTTCCTGCGCAGACTGCGCTTCGTGGTGGACTTCCCCTTCCCCGGGCCGGCCGAGCGGCGCGAGCTGTGGCGGCGCGTGTTCCCGCCGCAGACCCCCACCCAGGACCTGGACTACGCGAAGCTGGCGGAGCTGAGCGTGGCGGGGGGCAACATCTCCATCATCGCGCTCAACGCCGCCTTCCTCGCGGCGGAGGACGGCTCGCCCGTGAGGATGAGCCACATCTGGCGCGCCGCCCAGACGGAGTTCGCCAAGCTCGAGAAACCTCGCCCACCGCCGCTCTGA
- a CDS encoding DUF4255 domain-containing protein yields MSNHLAIATVTAALRQRLEADLQVHLPGATATTTRPVAPPNAALPTVGVNVFLFQVTPNSALRNEALPTRRAEGPLLQRPAIALDLHYLLSFYGAEAKQEPQVALGIVARSLQAQPALTRDVIQSAVAASPHLALSNLDTSPETVRFIPTVTSLEELSKLWSVFQVPYVLSATYQGSVVLLEADTAPRAPAPPVRRIASRVSALRQPVIDSLLSLAPGATEPAAGQPILVGHQLILRGLGLQARTFAPEQDTRVRIGDAELTPTSLSDTEVRVVLPATLRSGVQRLQLVHREHGASLNAESSALAFVLRPDCAFTKVAGGIQVDVTPPVQKGQQAVLLLNQYDAPSGQEGAAYSLPIPVTATASSFTVDTSAVAAGEYLVRLQVDGAESVLDFDEGTGRYAQPRLGLP; encoded by the coding sequence ATGAGCAACCATCTCGCCATCGCGACCGTGACCGCGGCCCTCCGGCAACGCCTGGAGGCAGATCTCCAGGTCCACCTCCCAGGCGCCACGGCCACCACCACGCGTCCCGTGGCGCCCCCCAACGCGGCCCTGCCCACGGTGGGCGTGAACGTCTTCCTGTTCCAGGTGACGCCCAACTCCGCCCTGCGCAACGAGGCGCTGCCCACGCGGCGAGCGGAGGGTCCGCTGCTGCAGCGCCCGGCCATCGCGCTGGACCTCCACTACCTGTTGAGCTTCTACGGCGCCGAGGCGAAGCAGGAGCCGCAGGTCGCGCTGGGCATCGTCGCCCGCTCGCTCCAGGCGCAGCCGGCGCTCACCCGCGACGTCATCCAGTCGGCCGTGGCGGCGTCGCCCCACCTGGCCCTGTCCAATCTGGACACCTCGCCGGAGACGGTGCGCTTCATCCCCACGGTCACCTCGCTGGAGGAGCTGTCGAAGCTCTGGTCCGTGTTCCAGGTGCCCTATGTCCTGTCCGCCACCTACCAGGGCAGCGTGGTGTTGCTGGAGGCGGACACGGCCCCTCGGGCGCCAGCCCCTCCGGTGCGACGCATCGCCTCTCGCGTCTCCGCGCTACGCCAGCCCGTCATCGACAGCCTCCTCTCCCTGGCGCCGGGAGCGACGGAGCCCGCCGCGGGCCAGCCCATCCTCGTCGGCCACCAGCTCATCCTCCGGGGGCTGGGGCTCCAGGCCCGGACGTTCGCGCCCGAGCAGGACACGCGCGTGCGCATCGGGGACGCGGAGCTCACCCCGACGTCCCTGAGCGACACCGAGGTGCGGGTCGTCCTCCCCGCGACGCTCAGGAGCGGCGTGCAGCGGCTGCAGCTGGTGCACCGGGAGCACGGCGCGAGCCTGAACGCCGAGTCGAGCGCGCTGGCCTTCGTCCTGCGTCCCGACTGCGCCTTCACGAAGGTGGCCGGGGGCATCCAGGTGGACGTCACGCCGCCCGTCCAGAAAGGACAGCAGGCGGTCCTCCTGCTGAACCAGTACGACGCTCCATCCGGGCAGGAGGGCGCGGCCTACAGCCTCCCCATCCCCGTCACCGCCACCGCGTCCTCGTTCACCGTCGACACCAGCGCCGTGGCCGCGGGGGAGTACCTGGTCCGACTCCAGGTGGACGGGGCGGAGAGCGTGCTCGACTTCGACGAGGGGACGGGGCGGTACGCCCAGCCACGTCTCGGCCTGCCATGA
- a CDS encoding phage baseplate assembly protein V, with amino-acid sequence MDERVARYIERNEGRHWGKYRGIVEDRNDPEKLGRLKLRVPSLLGDAVTGWAWPSSPYAGAGVGFVFVPQVGDLVWVEFAEGDLELPLWTGCAWAKPKGTNELPPEAQNAYPDQAVIKTKSGHVIILSDVEGSERITIRATNGCEITLDPNAKRVTVQAEEIILRGGSGDAEELATKTFVTQVFDQHTHPTGVGPSGKPLPLSSVNPRSLTSIVKAE; translated from the coding sequence ATGGACGAGCGAGTCGCGCGCTACATCGAGCGCAACGAGGGCAGGCACTGGGGCAAGTACCGGGGCATCGTCGAGGACCGGAACGACCCCGAGAAGCTGGGACGGTTGAAGCTGCGGGTCCCCAGCCTCCTGGGGGACGCCGTGACGGGGTGGGCGTGGCCGTCCTCTCCCTACGCGGGGGCGGGCGTGGGCTTCGTCTTCGTCCCCCAGGTGGGTGACCTGGTCTGGGTGGAGTTCGCGGAGGGAGACCTGGAGCTCCCGCTGTGGACCGGCTGCGCCTGGGCGAAGCCCAAGGGAACCAACGAGCTGCCCCCGGAGGCCCAAAACGCCTATCCGGACCAGGCGGTCATCAAGACGAAGTCCGGCCACGTCATCATCCTCAGCGACGTCGAGGGCAGCGAGCGCATCACCATCCGCGCCACCAACGGCTGTGAAATCACCCTGGACCCCAACGCCAAGCGGGTCACTGTGCAGGCGGAGGAGATCATCCTGCGAGGTGGCTCGGGCGACGCGGAGGAGCTGGCCACCAAGACGTTCGTGACGCAGGTCTTCGACCAGCACACGCACCCGACGGGCGTGGGCCCCTCGGGCAAGCCGCTCCCGCTCTCCAGCGTCAATCCCCGCTCCCTCACGTCGATTGTGAAGGCCGAATGA
- a CDS encoding GPW/gp25 family protein → MRYLGNKKSNEFHDLTRQKTQCQVARIQAGANAAAFTPDTVAQAIREGFEPCAYCLGTFADLSFDASSPLPAAADLQGHAPGDGTVSLRWTYPDDFAAKSIRFDVYSSASSLEPFRSLRLPEHPTASALLSGFEAGGDTYFTVVARRGGMQSLPTAILHLQVPAVRPQVAVTPSTPAAGASSGLGFPFRVDGLGRVHAEGGDPRLRGKILQLLLTVPGERVNLPDYGTRVRDLVFDPNNDVLAAATEFTVTRALRRFLGEEIHVDKVQVSSGGHELSVDIVYLRKSDLSTERLRVGIPVLR, encoded by the coding sequence ATGCGCTACCTGGGCAACAAGAAGTCGAACGAGTTCCACGACCTGACGCGGCAGAAGACGCAGTGTCAGGTCGCGCGGATCCAAGCCGGCGCGAACGCCGCGGCCTTCACCCCCGACACGGTGGCGCAGGCCATCCGCGAGGGCTTCGAGCCGTGCGCCTATTGCCTGGGTACCTTCGCCGACCTGTCCTTCGATGCCTCCAGTCCCCTCCCGGCGGCGGCCGACCTCCAGGGCCACGCCCCCGGCGACGGCACCGTGTCGCTGCGGTGGACCTACCCGGACGACTTCGCCGCCAAGAGCATCCGCTTCGACGTGTACTCCAGCGCGTCCTCACTGGAACCCTTCCGCTCGCTGCGGCTGCCCGAGCACCCCACCGCCTCGGCGCTCCTGTCCGGCTTCGAGGCGGGCGGGGACACGTACTTCACCGTGGTGGCCCGCCGGGGAGGGATGCAGAGCCTGCCCACGGCCATCCTGCACCTCCAGGTGCCCGCGGTGCGGCCCCAGGTGGCGGTGACGCCTTCCACGCCGGCCGCCGGAGCTTCCTCCGGGCTGGGCTTCCCGTTTCGTGTCGACGGACTGGGACGGGTGCATGCCGAGGGAGGCGACCCCCGACTGCGCGGGAAGATTCTGCAGCTGCTGCTCACCGTCCCCGGGGAGCGGGTGAACCTGCCCGACTACGGGACGCGGGTGAGGGACCTGGTGTTCGACCCGAACAACGACGTGCTCGCGGCGGCCACGGAGTTCACGGTGACCCGGGCGCTGCGTCGCTTCCTGGGAGAGGAGATCCACGTGGACAAGGTCCAGGTGAGTTCCGGTGGCCACGAGCTGAGCGTCGACATCGTCTATCTGCGCAAGTCGGACTTGAGCACCGAGCGGCTGCGCGTGGGCATCCCCGTTCTCAGGTGA